The DNA segment tatttattaatttttaaataaagaaaattttatatCTTCAGATGTTTAAAAAACAAACAGTcataatcatttagtattcagatcttaaaacacatcttaatattcagattTGTATTCAGATTCAAATGTAAAAAAATGTTCAATGCATACTTAAGAAACTATATTAAACCTATCCTCAAACATAAGGGACTATTTTTATCGCTTTCTCTTTGAGGTTGCAGAACGTTATATACTTTCTTCTCCCGTTTTACATAATTTAAGTCCTAAGCATAAACAACACATTAAAAAGTTAAAACTAAAGTGATGGATAAAAGAGAatcttactttatttatgtgTTCCCATTTAGAAACTGCatctaagaaaaaagaaaattgcTGCGGAACCAACTCATGAGCTGCACAAAGTAGCGCCGATGCAGCCAATATTGATTGTTTGTACTCAAAAAGCTTAACCTCTGTAATTAAAGCAAACATCAACATCACTAAACAATGATTAAGTTacatctaattattaattaatggtAATTAATCACGAATGAAACAGAGATTTCACATATACCGTAATGAGAACTGAAGATGATATCTGTAGCTCGGTCTTTGAGAATTTGACTCAGAGACGACTCACTGAGTTCAAACAATGACTCGAAAAATTGCAGAAACGCGAAAGGCGTGATGGATCGTAACCGCCAGTTAAGCGTTGTGAGAATCAAAACCTCCATTCTTTGAATGGATTGCGAATCAAAAATTAAACCTTCATCTCTCTGTTCAAATTGTTTCACTGAATTAATCAGATAAAATTGTCATAAGATAAACAGCTTTATCTTATAATTATTGACAGTTTAATTACCTGAAAATCGAAGAGAGACAAGCTGATGCTCCTCATCTTAGCAGCGAGTGAAAGGCTAGCAATTGCGAGAATCCGTACAATCCATGGCTTATTCCCCTGAGGTACGTCAACAGGATTTCCATCAGATCTTCAATTTCTCATTAATTTAACTTAGATACTAAAATTGATAATGCGAATAATATTTTTACACTATCATATATGAGATTGATTTACCGGAACTGGTTGTTTGGAGAGGAAACGATCAATGTAATTGACAGCGAGATATGTAGTAAATTGATCTAAATTGTAAGAAAACTGTACCTTCAAAAAAATCATCACAAAGTCAAACAAAATTTAGTtgcagataaataaataaataggaaaaagaaTAATCCACAGAAAGAGATTTTGAACTGTATTTACTTGAGAAATAAGAGAAAAGGCGTGGCGGCGAATAAAGAAGGGAATGTCAGTAGATTTGAATGAAAAAAAGGAAGGCATGTGATCGGATTCGGCGGCGAAGAGagctgaaacggtgtcgttttcgTGTTCATTTGAGCTCGATAATGGATTCTCGAGATcgaatttcatttttcttttcggTCAAACAGTTGAATTTAGAGAAGcatatgaaaagaaagtgaatGTTTCAGAATATGAAAACAGAGCAGCTTTGCCTATTGTGCTttagaataaaagaaaggaaacaaacttcTGTCTTAGGCTTCTCACCGAACCTCCTTATTTATACCCTTTTAAAAGGTTTTGAATTCCTCGTGCCACGTTTGTCCGATCCTACAAAAGATACGTACAATTAATATAGCTCATGGTACGATGGATTTTTACTAGAAACTTGTGCTTCAACCTACATAATTTGATTAAAATTAATGGAGTATTTGGAAGTTTCTAATCCTATTTAATAACATGGCAGCTTCTAATTAGTGCAGATTGATATTATGAAGTTACGACTTCAAAATAGGCGTGAAGAAGAAGTGGAAGATGTTACCCACCCCATTGGAGGCACGAAGAAGAAGTGGCAGTGGAAGTGAAAGTGGAAGTAAAGATGGATACCCAAGTCATTTCCACGAGTGATAGTTTCTAAGTATTTTGGGTCTATAATTCAAGGCAAtaggagattgacgaggatgttactCACCGCATTGGAACGGGTTGGATGAGATGGAGGCTAGCTTCGGGGATTTTATGCGATAACAATGTGCCGCCTAGACTTAAGGAAAAATTTTACAGGGTAGTGGTTAGACCGGCTATATAGTAtggagctgagtgttggcccgtcaaGAAGTCTCATGTCTAGAAGATGAGCGTAGCTAAAATGAGAATATTGAGATGAATGTGTAGAGGAAAGACAAGATCAagaatgaagttattagggacaagaTGGGAGTGGCATCCCTGAAAGCCAAGTTGCGGAAATCGAGGTTGCAATGATTTGGCCATGTGAGAAGAAGAGACATACATGCCCCagtcaggaggtgtgagaggttgaccatggCGGGCTTGAGGAAGAGCAtgggtaggccaaagaagtattggggagatgtgattaggcaggacatgtcgGTGCTTCACCTAACCGAGGACATGACTagcgataggaaggtgtggaggtcgaggattaaggtggTGGGTTGACAGGTAGTTGTGAGTTTCTCCTAGGTTTGCCAGTAGTACTAGTATTATTCTCTTTTACTGGAAATTGTTGCTCATTGATTGTTACTATCTGATGATacattttctcctctttttccttATCGTCTTTTGTCTCCCTCGTCTTTCTTTCTCCaccctatttcttcttcttcttcttcttcttcttcttcttcttcttcttttccttttcttcttttccaccttATCTTATCTTGAGCCGAgaatctatcggaaacagtctctctacctctccaggtagggataaggtctgcgtacacactaccctctccaaacctcacttgtgggattatactgggtatgttgttgtgaCTTCAAAATAGGAAAAACCAATGAGTGCAAGAACTCTGGTCcacttttaattgattttttgattgtttttatacatattaagaaatttatcttttagcattaattaacgaagaaattgatcatattaaccttaatttgttcgTTAGAAATATAACATATCCTCCTAGGctctttactccaagggcaaccttgaaaaaaagaagttaattcattcttaatatatgaaaaaatcaaatattgtggatcacacaaaacaatgctaaaaaatcaattaaagtggaccggagggagtagtaAGTTAATGGATTAGGAgttttaagttatatacatttcAGTACAAGATATTTTTACGAAAGGGAGTCTTGCAGCAACTGTAAAATTGTCTCTGTGTGATTTACAAGTCACGAGTTCGAGTCGTGAAAGTAGACACTAATATTTACATATTTACATTAGGGTAAGTTCTCTACACCACATTCCTAGAGGTATAGCTCTTCCCCGGACCATACATAAATGTGAAATGTTGTGTATTGGGCTGTCCTTTTTTTGCCACATAAGATATTTTTATACCATCAAATTGCCTTTATGTATTGTAAAGAAGGCTTACCTATAAATATCTTTTAAGTGATATGATAGTATGTAACCATCTTATCTTCAAGATTATAGTCCCACATACATGTATATGACTAAAAAGGCATTTGCACGTTAAACTTtttttgattaatttcaataTATTATTACAATCTCTTTCAAGTTTCAAACATATGCTTAGTGGATTTAGATTTAAAACAACCTAATCAtgtaatatattttaaaatgttaGTCAGTAAAGCTTATGGCCTCAATATATTCACTTTATATTTTAGCCAATTTGCAATTACGTATTGTAATTTTTCGAGTTAGATACTCTTGTCTATCGAGACTTTGACAAAACTAGTGCGAGTAACTCATTGAATTAGATTCACATAATTAAAGGATTAGATTAAAATTATGAatacataaaattaaaaaaaaattaggagCTAGTTTGGTGCTAAGTTTGTATCATATATAGGATATAGGATATTGGGGAGGATAAAAGAAAGTCATAGTGAATGTTACTTCCTAAAATGTTTCTAAATTACCTTTAATTCAACAGAAATGATTTTCTTTCATTATTCTTTACTTCGTTCGCCATTATTATGTTAATTCAAAGTTAAATGCGATTCATTTTTAttacatatatttttaaaattaaaaaaggtACTTAGCACTATTCTCTATTTTCAACTTCTCTTTTACtcacaatttttaaatttattcttGTCATAAGACGGTGAGAGTACATATGATAGTAAATGACTTTGTCTTTCCTAATTAGAATGCTTAACTTCAAACTTTCCACCATATCCTTAACTAAAGATATACTTTTATAATCAtagaaatacaacaacaacaataacaacccagtgaaattcctctagtggggtctgggaagggtagtgtgtatgcagaccttaccc comes from the Nicotiana tabacum cultivar K326 chromosome 14, ASM71507v2, whole genome shotgun sequence genome and includes:
- the LOC107762855 gene encoding putative cyclin-D6-1 isoform X1; this translates as MKFDLENPLSSSNEHENDTVSALFAAESDHMPSFFSFKSTDIPFFIRRHAFSLISQVQFSYNLDQFTTYLAVNYIDRFLSKQPVPGNKPWIVRILAIASLSLAAKMRSISLSLFDFQRDEGLIFDSQSIQRMEVLILTTLNWRLRSITPFAFLQFFESLFELSESSLSQILKDRATDIIFSSHYEVKLFEYKQSILAASALLCAAHELVPQQFSFFLDAVSKWEHINKDELLNCWELMRDVTDAGKSTIDEMSSISLTPKTVLDYEVTSPQNENNSKRRRLSGFRNDQTFHISQL
- the LOC107762855 gene encoding putative cyclin-D6-1 isoform X2, translating into MKFDLENPLSSSNEHENDTVSALFAAESDHMPSFFSFKSTDIPFFIRRHAFSLISQFSYNLDQFTTYLAVNYIDRFLSKQPVPGNKPWIVRILAIASLSLAAKMRSISLSLFDFQRDEGLIFDSQSIQRMEVLILTTLNWRLRSITPFAFLQFFESLFELSESSLSQILKDRATDIIFSSHYEVKLFEYKQSILAASALLCAAHELVPQQFSFFLDAVSKWEHINKDELLNCWELMRDVTDAGKSTIDEMSSISLTPKTVLDYEVTSPQNENNSKRRRLSGFRNDQTFHISQL